From Quercus lobata isolate SW786 chromosome 1, ValleyOak3.0 Primary Assembly, whole genome shotgun sequence, one genomic window encodes:
- the LOC115956252 gene encoding F-box/LRR-repeat protein At3g26922-like: MEAITRTRNAKVRKVSDKWSTNEGIDRISKLPDSILQHILTFLPTRDAVGTSILSKRWEHLWMSITSFVFCMPCELIYKRDLFMNFVERVLMLRDSSDIKYFALACDVLCDASRINTWILYALQHNVRKLFLALCGLLDAHTFPPCLFNCDSLEDLTLEMSRSTQKMGRVLKLPHSVCFSSLKSLYLKYVTFEGDYSTKRLFSGCPVLENLTLALCKWENVEAVCISAPMLRNLTIYETENRDNCQKLIFGTSLQSFVYIGGLLSDYCFYDSTSLIKAYFDVGCGSFITERATRHRGDAYRANKLLRGLSHVKNLALTPYTLKVLTYAEEFIACLPVFPNLIHLEFHAEPMDFACGTLLRLLQNLPCLSSLAFAEGICLSTYCEKTDWRLAPVPPCFTTRLKTIKICNFCGTEGELHVVKNLLKDATTLEKMVISCSLVKFSVGSGRQKEVREQLLMLPRGSISCVIEIS; encoded by the exons ATGGAGGCAATTACTCGGACACGGAATGCCAAAGTCAGGAAGGTTAGTGACAAATGGAGCACTAATGAAGGCATAGATAGAATAAGCAAATTACCTGACTCAATTCTTCAGCACATTCTAACATTCCTTCCCACAAGAGATGCTGTTGGAACAAGCATATTATCGAAGAGATGGGAACACCTATGGATGTCCATTAccagttttgtgttttgtatgcCGTGTGAGTTGATCTATAAGAGGGACCTCTTCATGAATTTTGTGGAAAGAGTACTAATGCTCCGTGACTCTTCAGACATAAAGTATTTTGCACTTGCATGTGATGTTCTGTGTGATGCTTCTCGCATCAATACATGGATATTGTATGCACTACAACACAATGTTCGAAAGTTATTTCTTGCCCTTTGTGGACTCCTAGATGCACACACGTTTCCTCCTTGTTTATTTAATTGTGATTCACTGGAAGACTTAACTCTAGAGATGAGCCGTTCGACTCAAAAGATGGGCCGTGTGCTCAAGCTTCCCCATTCTGTATGTTTTTCAAGTCTCAAGAGCTTGTATCTTAAGTATGTTACGTTTGAAGGGGACTATTCAACAAAACGGCTCTTTTCAGGTTGCCCAGTCCTGGAGAATCTGACTTTAGCTCTTTGCAAGTGGGAGAATGTGGAAGCTGTCTGTATATCTGCTCCCATGCTTCGAAACTTGACCATTTATGAAACAGAAAATCGAGACAATTgtcaaaaattgatttttggaaCGAGTCTTCAAAGCTTCGTTTACATTGGTGGACTCTTAAGTGATTATTGTTTTTATGATTCAACCTCACTAATTAAGGCATATTTTGATGTGGGATGTGGAAGCTTCATTACTGAAAGGGCCACAAGACACAGAGGAGATGCTTATAGGGCAAATAAGCTTCTTAGAGGACTCTCTCATGTGAAAAACCTAGCATTAACTCCTTACACTCTTAAG GTTCTCACATATGCAGAAGAATTCATTGCATGTTTGCCTGTGTTTCCAAATTTGATCCATCTTGAATTTCATGCGGAGCCAATGGATTTTGCTTGTGGGACACTGTTGAGATTACTCCAAAACTTGCCTTGTCTTAGTTCTCTTGCTTTTGCAGAG GGAATCTGCCTTTCCACTTATTGTGAAAAAACTGATTGGAGACTGGCTCCAGTTCCTCCTTGTTTCACTACAAGACTCAAGACCatcaaaatatgtaatttttgtgGAACTGAAGGAGAACTACATGTAGTAAAGAATTTGCTGAAAGATGCTACAACATTGGAGAAAATGGTAATATCTTGTTCTCTTGTAAAGTTCTCAGTGGGCTcagggaggcaaaaggaggtTCGTGAACAGTTACTAATGCTTCCCAGAGGATCAATAAGTTGTGTAATTGAAATTTCATGA